ACCTCGACCTTGCCCTCGTCCGGGCGGTGCACCCCGGCCAGCACCTTCATCAGGGTGGACTTTCCGGCCCCGTTCTCGCCGACGAGCGCGTGCACCTCGCCCTCGTACAGTTCGAGGTCGACGTCCTTGAGCACGGGCACACCGAAGAAGCGCTTGGTGATGCCGGTCAGCTTCACCTTGGGCGACACGGTCATTCGGGGACCTCCGTCCACTGCCCGCCCGCCGCGGCCGAGGTCAGCACGGCTTCGGTCAGCCGGGCCGCGCGGAGGCCGTCGGCGAAGGTGGGCAGGCCGTCGGCGACCGGCTCCCCGCGCACGGCCGCGTAGGTGTCGGCGATGAACGCGTCGAAGCAGTCCTGGTAGCCCTGCGCGTGGCCGGCGGGCAGCCGCGAGTAGCGCAACGCCCCCGGTGACAGCGTTTCCGGGTCGCGGACCAGCAATGTGCTGCCGTCGCGGCGGCCGAGCCACAGCTGTTCGGGCAGTTCCTGGTCGAAGCCGAGGCTGGCGTCGGTGCCGGAGACTTCGAGGTGCAGCCGGTTCTTGCGCCCGGCCGCGACCTGGCAGATGACGCCGGTGCCGAGCACCCCGCTCGCGGTGCGCAGGTGCAGGGTCACCAGGTCCTCAGTGGACACCGGCACGTCGCCGCGGCGCTCGCGCACGGTGGCGCTCTGCGCGGACAGCGCGAGGATGCGCTCGCCGAGCACGAACTCCAGGAAGTCGCACCAGTGCGAGCCGATGTCGGCGAAGGCTCGCGAGAGCCCGCCGACCGCGGCGTTCACGCGCCAGTTGTCGTCATCGGGGCGGGAGAGCCAGTCCTGCAGGTATCCACCGTGCACAACGGACACCGCGCCCGGCTCCCCCGCCGCGATCCGCGCCCGCATTTCCCGCGCCATCGGGTGAAAGCGGTACACGAACGGGACGGTGGCCACCCGGCCGCCGTCGAGCGCGGCGGCCGCCAGCCGCGCCGCGTCCTCGGCGGAGGTGGCCAGCGGCTTCTCACAGATCACGTGGGCGCCCGCGGCGAGCGCGGTCTCGGCGGCCGTCGCGTGCACCGCGTTGGGGGTGCACACGTGCACCACGTCCGGGGCGGCGTCGGTGAGCATCGCGTGCAGATCGGAATAGCCCTGAGCAGCACCGACCGCCTCGGCGGCACCGGCCGCGCGCTCCGCGCTGGAACCCACCGCGCCGACGATCTCGGCGCCCGCGCGACGCGCCGCCTCGGCGTGCACGCGGCCCATGAAGCCGCTGCCCACCACGGCCACCCTGGGCCGGGGAACAGCGGAGGGGGTCATCGACGAGGCCTCTGCGGAGAGGTCGGTCACAGCCATGTTTCGGGACACTACGGAGAACTTACGTTCATAGCAAGCAGAAGTATGTCCCGAATGATCTCAATTTGAGTACCTGTGTCCAGATGTCCACCAGTTGGCAGACTTGACAGCGCTTTCCGCAACCGAGCGTCGTCAAGCCACTACGCCGAAGTGGTGACCCTGGGTGAGCGTGAGGTCACCTAAGTTCACCGGGTGCCTGCACTCCTTTGGAGGCTCCCCGCCGCGAAACCCCCGACTAAGCAGATGAACAAGGTTCGGATTTCACGGCGCGAAGGGACACCTCGACAGATGAGACGGCGACGAAGTACCGGGCTGCTGGCAGCCATCACGGCGGCAGCGGCCCTGGCCACGGCACCCGCGGCGGGTGCGGCAACCGCGTTCCAGAACTACGTGGCACTCGGCGACTCCTACACCGCCGGGCCGCTGATCCCCTGGCAGCGCGCGGATCCGGCGGGCTGCCTGCGCTCGACCGGCAACTACCCGGCGCTGCTGGCGATCAAGCTCGGCGTCCGGTCCTATGTGGACGGCAGTTGCAGTGGCGCGGACACCACCCACCTGACCGCACCGCAGCGGCTGGCCATCGGCTACCACCCACCGCAGTTCAACGCGCTGCGGCCGGAGACGGACCTGGTCACGATCGGCATCGGGGGCAACGATTTCAACCTGTTCGGCCGGATCGTCGACACCTGTCCCGGGCTGCGGAAGCTGGATCCGAACGGGTCACCGTGCCGGGAGCACTTCGCCGTCGACGGCATCGACACGCTGAAGCTGGCCACCTCGAAGATCGAGGGGAATCTCCGGGTCGCCTTCCAGACCGTGCGGGCCTACGCGCCACGGGCGAAGGTGCTGGCCATCGGTTATCCGCGGATCGCACCGGAGACCGGGTACTGCCCGTCCGTGCTGCCGTTCGCCGACGGCGACTACGCCTGGCTGAACAGCGTCGAACAGGCGCTCAACGGGGCCATCGCCGCGGCCGCCGCCGCCGGCGGTGCGTCCTATGTGGACACCTGGAGCCCGTCGCTCGGGCACGACGCCTGCGCCGGGGACGCGGCTTGGATCAACGGCAAGCGGCTGCGCTCGTACGCCGCGCCCTACCACCCGTTCGCCGCCGGGATGCACGGCATCTCCGGTGTTGTCTACGACCACCTGCGCCGAGGGGAATGACTTGAGGAACGCACTCTGCGCGGGGCTCGCGGTCGCGCTGGCCGCCGTGGTGCCCGCGGTCCCGGCACAGGCCCTGCCCGCGTACCAGAACTACGTGGCGCTCGGCGACTCGTTCACCGCCGGACCGCTGATCCCGGAGCAACGCGCCGATCCGGCGGGCTGCCGCCGGTCCTCGGCGAACTACAGCTCGCTGCTGGCCGGCCTGCTGGTGACGCGGTCCGCCGTGGACGCCAGCTGCAGCGGCGCGGACACCACCCACCTGACCCAGCCGCAGGAGCTGGCCGACGGGAGCAACCGGCCGCAGCTGGACGCGCTGCGGCCGGAAACCGATCTGGTCACCGTCGGCCTCGGCGTGAACGACTACAACCTGTTCCAGCGCATCGTCGACACCTGCCCGGCGCTGCGGCCGCAGCACCCGACCGGGGCGCCGTGCCGGGCGTACTTCACCGTCAACGGCACGGACACGCTGCGCGGCATCATCACGCAGACCGAGCAGAACCTGACCGACGGCCTGCGGCAGGTCCGCGAACGCGCACCGAGGGCCAAGGTGCTCGCGGTCGGCTATCCTCGCGTGGTGCCGTCGTCCGGCTTCTGCGGCTCGATCCTGCCGTTCGCCGACGGTGACTACGCCTGGGTCGCCGAGCTGGAGCAGGCGCTCAACGACGCCATCGCCGACGCGGCGGCCGACAGCGGATCGTCCTATGTGGACGTACACGGCCCCTCACTCGGCCACGACGCGTGCGCCCAGCCCGGTTCCGCCTGGGTCAACGGCGATCTGAGCCGCGACGACGCCGCCCGCTACCACCCGGTGCCGGCCGGGATGCAGGGCGTTTCGGGGGTGATATTCGACCACCTGCGAAGGGGTTAGCCCACCCGACTCAGCCGGGCGCCTCCGCTGAACCCGAGGGCGCCCGGCTGAGGTCGACCACGCAGAACGGGTTGCCGTCCGGATCAGCCAGCACCACGAAGTCCGGCTTCGGCGGGTAGTCGTCCCAGTCGATCCTGGTGGCACCGAGGCCGATCAGCCTGGCCACCTCGGCTTCCTGCTCGGCGGTGGTGTCGACCACCAGATCCAGGTGCACCCGCGGCCGCCGCTCCACCGGCGACTCGCTGCGCATCAGCCCGATCACCCGGGAGCCGCCGGAGTCCACCAGCGTCCGCCAGCGCTCTGTGGCCCATTCGGGACTGTCCGTCAAGTCCAGCGCCGAGGTCCAGAACCGGACCGCGCGCTCCACATCCGTCACCCCGATGGTCGGGAAACCGAGTCTGAGCACTTCGCCTCCTTGATCTCCGCCCGGAGGGTTTGCCCGCGACCGGCGCGGCCAAACCTCCGGGCGGAGAGCAGGGTGAAGGTCAGGCGGTGGGCAGGGCGGCCAGCCGGGCGTTGATGCGCTCGATGTCGCTGACCGCGGTGTCCCGGCGTGCCCTGATCTTGTCGACCACCGCGTCCGGGGCCTTGTCGAGGAAGGCCTGGTTGCCCAGCTTGCCCTCGGTCTGCTTCAGCTCCTTCTGCGCCAGCCCGAGGTCCTTCTCCAGCCGCTTGCGCTCGGCCACCACGTCGACCGCGCCGGACAGGTCCAGCGCCACCTCGGCGACGCCCTCCGAGAGCGCGACCTCCAGCGACACGCTGGCGGTGAACTCGTCCCCGGCCTCGGTCAGGCGGACCAGCGAGCGGACCGCCGCGTCGTGCGCGGACAGCGCGTCGAAA
The genomic region above belongs to Amycolatopsis sp. YIM 10 and contains:
- a CDS encoding Gfo/Idh/MocA family protein; the protein is MAVTDLSAEASSMTPSAVPRPRVAVVGSGFMGRVHAEAARRAGAEIVGAVGSSAERAAGAAEAVGAAQGYSDLHAMLTDAAPDVVHVCTPNAVHATAAETALAAGAHVICEKPLATSAEDAARLAAAALDGGRVATVPFVYRFHPMAREMRARIAAGEPGAVSVVHGGYLQDWLSRPDDDNWRVNAAVGGLSRAFADIGSHWCDFLEFVLGERILALSAQSATVRERRGDVPVSTEDLVTLHLRTASGVLGTGVICQVAAGRKNRLHLEVSGTDASLGFDQELPEQLWLGRRDGSTLLVRDPETLSPGALRYSRLPAGHAQGYQDCFDAFIADTYAAVRGEPVADGLPTFADGLRAARLTEAVLTSAAAGGQWTEVPE
- a CDS encoding SGNH/GDSL hydrolase family protein encodes the protein MRRRRSTGLLAAITAAAALATAPAAGAATAFQNYVALGDSYTAGPLIPWQRADPAGCLRSTGNYPALLAIKLGVRSYVDGSCSGADTTHLTAPQRLAIGYHPPQFNALRPETDLVTIGIGGNDFNLFGRIVDTCPGLRKLDPNGSPCREHFAVDGIDTLKLATSKIEGNLRVAFQTVRAYAPRAKVLAIGYPRIAPETGYCPSVLPFADGDYAWLNSVEQALNGAIAAAAAAGGASYVDTWSPSLGHDACAGDAAWINGKRLRSYAAPYHPFAAGMHGISGVVYDHLRRGE
- a CDS encoding SGNH/GDSL hydrolase family protein, translating into MRNALCAGLAVALAAVVPAVPAQALPAYQNYVALGDSFTAGPLIPEQRADPAGCRRSSANYSSLLAGLLVTRSAVDASCSGADTTHLTQPQELADGSNRPQLDALRPETDLVTVGLGVNDYNLFQRIVDTCPALRPQHPTGAPCRAYFTVNGTDTLRGIITQTEQNLTDGLRQVRERAPRAKVLAVGYPRVVPSSGFCGSILPFADGDYAWVAELEQALNDAIADAAADSGSSYVDVHGPSLGHDACAQPGSAWVNGDLSRDDAARYHPVPAGMQGVSGVIFDHLRRG
- a CDS encoding VOC family protein translates to MLRLGFPTIGVTDVERAVRFWTSALDLTDSPEWATERWRTLVDSGGSRVIGLMRSESPVERRPRVHLDLVVDTTAEQEAEVARLIGLGATRIDWDDYPPKPDFVVLADPDGNPFCVVDLSRAPSGSAEAPG